Proteins encoded in a region of the Zunongwangia endophytica genome:
- a CDS encoding glycoside hydrolase family 97 protein, translated as MKIFSLICFMLLTASIIAQEEASISSPDGKLEVSVTVETGKPFYSVAYNNKSMLENSQLGLVTNEADFTSKMTLLKSSKGTTSSEYSMEKIKQSHVSYMANTLTVTFANAEEKEMSVVFQVSDNDIAFRYELPKWGDTRACVVEKELTGYNFPSASTSFLSPMMQPMGGFARTAPSYESGYSADEQLESNTSETGYVFPSLFKIGENGWVLLSETGVGSSYNAAHLSSFEDGIFTVAYPDSAQNNGFGSVGAQIGLPGHTPWRTITLGENLKPIVETTIPYDVVDQLYEPSQDYKYGKGTWSWIVWQDNSMNYEDQVKYIDLAAAMDFEYILIDAWWDERIGYEKMEELIGYAESKGVDVFLWYNSNGVANDAFMTPLNKMNTSIARKKEMKWLKEVGVKGLKVDFFGGDKQETMKLYENMLSDANDYGLMVIFHGATLPRGWEKMYPNFVGSEAVLASEMLIFSQDTRNKEAFYASMHPFSRNAVASMEFGGILLNKYLNKGNKEGQERLTSDAFQLATGVLFQNPVQMFALTPNNLEDVPEFELDFLRELPTTWDETVFIDGYPGKFSVLARRHDQNWYVAGVNAEKSLKKLKLELPMLSGKTVTLFSDDKKKETHSKEIKIPSSGKISVDIQPNGGFVIKN; from the coding sequence ATGAAAATATTCAGCCTTATATGCTTTATGCTTTTAACGGCTTCAATTATTGCTCAGGAAGAAGCCTCCATTAGCAGTCCAGACGGCAAGTTGGAAGTTTCGGTCACGGTCGAAACTGGAAAACCTTTTTACAGTGTTGCTTATAATAATAAAAGCATGTTAGAAAATTCTCAGTTGGGACTCGTGACTAATGAGGCAGATTTCACTTCAAAAATGACATTGCTGAAGTCCTCAAAAGGTACTACCAGTTCAGAATATAGCATGGAAAAAATTAAGCAATCTCATGTTTCTTATATGGCCAATACGCTTACAGTTACTTTTGCTAATGCTGAAGAAAAAGAGATGTCTGTGGTTTTTCAGGTAAGCGATAACGATATCGCCTTTAGGTACGAATTACCTAAATGGGGAGATACGCGGGCTTGCGTGGTTGAAAAAGAACTAACCGGATATAATTTTCCTTCCGCTAGTACTTCATTTTTGTCTCCTATGATGCAACCTATGGGAGGTTTTGCCAGAACTGCACCTAGCTATGAGAGTGGTTATTCCGCAGATGAGCAGCTTGAAAGCAATACTTCAGAAACAGGTTATGTTTTTCCAAGCCTTTTTAAAATTGGAGAAAACGGATGGGTTTTACTTTCAGAAACTGGAGTCGGTAGCTCTTATAATGCTGCACATTTAAGCAGTTTTGAAGATGGAATTTTTACAGTAGCATATCCAGATTCGGCACAAAACAATGGTTTTGGTAGTGTTGGCGCTCAGATTGGATTACCGGGACATACGCCTTGGAGAACTATTACGCTTGGAGAAAATCTTAAGCCTATTGTGGAAACTACCATTCCTTATGATGTGGTAGATCAGCTTTATGAGCCTTCCCAAGATTATAAATATGGAAAAGGAACCTGGAGTTGGATCGTTTGGCAAGATAACAGTATGAATTATGAAGACCAGGTTAAATACATAGATCTTGCTGCGGCAATGGATTTTGAGTATATCCTTATCGATGCCTGGTGGGATGAAAGAATAGGTTATGAAAAGATGGAAGAACTTATCGGTTATGCCGAATCTAAAGGGGTAGATGTTTTCCTCTGGTATAATTCAAACGGAGTAGCTAACGATGCATTTATGACTCCGCTTAATAAAATGAATACTTCTATAGCCCGAAAAAAAGAAATGAAATGGCTAAAAGAAGTTGGTGTTAAAGGATTGAAAGTTGACTTTTTTGGAGGTGACAAACAGGAAACTATGAAGCTCTATGAAAATATGCTTTCTGATGCCAATGATTATGGGTTAATGGTTATTTTTCACGGCGCAACACTTCCAAGAGGATGGGAAAAAATGTATCCCAATTTTGTAGGAAGTGAAGCAGTTCTAGCTTCAGAAATGCTCATTTTTTCTCAAGATACAAGAAATAAGGAGGCTTTTTATGCTTCCATGCATCCGTTTAGCAGGAATGCTGTTGCTAGTATGGAATTTGGCGGAATACTACTGAATAAGTATCTAAATAAAGGTAACAAGGAAGGTCAGGAGCGGTTAACCTCTGATGCCTTCCAGCTAGCTACGGGAGTTTTATTCCAGAATCCTGTACAAATGTTTGCGTTAACTCCAAATAATCTGGAAGATGTGCCTGAATTTGAACTTGATTTCCTAAGGGAGTTACCCACTACATGGGATGAAACGGTATTTATTGATGGATACCCGGGAAAATTTTCGGTTTTGGCAAGGCGGCATGATCAAAATTGGTATGTGGCCGGGGTTAATGCTGAAAAAAGCTTGAAGAAATTAAAACTAGAGCTTCCTATGCTCTCCGGAAAAACAGTGACTTTATTTTCTGACGATAAGAAAAAAGAAACCCATTCCAAAGAAATTAAAATCCCTTCTAGCGGAAAGATTTCTGTAGATATTCAGCCAAATGGCGGATTTGTAATTAAAAACTAA
- a CDS encoding alpha/beta hydrolase-fold protein: MKTRIFLLFSMLLLAFNAKAQDPNFHIYLAFGQSNMEGHAKVEPQDTIAISERFKVLSAVDCPDLDRKKGKWYTAKPPLCRCNSGLTPTDYFGRKMVENLPDSIKVGVINVAVGGCKIELFDKENYQSYVDSAPGWLKNMVKEYDGNPYKRLVEMGKIAQESGVIKGILLHQGESNTGDEEWPSKVKDVYNNLIKDLKLDPKKTPLLAGEMVTKEEGGSCASMNTIIAKLPEVLSNVYVVSSEGCTAVNDHLHFTAEGYRKLGRRYAEKMLKVTGFERLEREAPEGFDQKRENIAHGSIDSISYKSKTVGTNREALIYTPPNYSKNKKYPVLYLLHGIGGDKKEWLRGGNPQVILDNLYADGKAEPMIVVMPNGRAMKDDRAVGNIFDSIKVAAFANFEKDLLKDLIPYIEKNFPVKKNRENRAIAGLSMGGGQTLNFGLGNLDTFSWVGAFSSAPNTKAPKELVPDPEKAREKLNLLWISCGEADNLLPFSERTHEYLVKNDVPHIYYIEPGVHDFKVWKNGLYMFAKMIFKSVDKSKFNDYSLLGKPASTNVGSAKYPQILPNGRAVLRLKAPEARDVKVDLGRKYDMDKNKDGIWEVTTDSLSEGFHYYSILIDDVPVADPNSESFYGMGRMASGIEIPFKGDDYYALKDVPHGDIRKEQYFSPVLNSWRTFYVYTPPGYEENMNKEYPALYLYHGGGEDERGWAQQGKANLILDNLIVEGKAKPMLIIMPDGNMPVAAFDENGLKIFENELLKGVIPYVQNKYRAADGSASRALAGLSMGGIQTLYAGIPNTDHFSSLGVFSSGWIGKDNKIAEVQYKFMKENTDEINQNLDHFYISQGGKEDIAYDNGKRMMSKFDEMNIDFTYSEYPGGHAWPVWRHDLYTFAPLLFSNK; encoded by the coding sequence ATGAAAACCAGAATATTTTTACTTTTTTCTATGCTGCTTTTGGCATTCAATGCCAAAGCACAGGATCCTAATTTTCATATTTATCTGGCTTTTGGTCAGTCTAATATGGAAGGACATGCAAAAGTAGAACCTCAAGACACGATAGCTATCAGTGAACGTTTCAAGGTGTTATCTGCAGTAGACTGTCCAGATCTAGATCGTAAAAAAGGGAAATGGTATACCGCCAAACCACCGCTGTGCCGGTGTAACAGTGGATTGACTCCCACAGATTATTTTGGTAGGAAGATGGTAGAAAATCTGCCAGATAGTATTAAAGTTGGAGTGATAAATGTTGCTGTTGGCGGTTGTAAGATCGAGCTTTTTGATAAGGAAAATTACCAGTCATATGTAGATTCGGCGCCGGGCTGGCTAAAGAATATGGTTAAGGAATACGATGGAAACCCTTACAAGAGACTTGTTGAAATGGGGAAAATTGCCCAAGAGAGTGGTGTAATTAAGGGAATCTTGCTTCATCAAGGTGAATCAAATACCGGGGATGAAGAATGGCCTTCCAAAGTGAAGGATGTGTATAATAATCTTATTAAAGATTTGAAGCTTGATCCTAAAAAAACTCCTTTACTGGCCGGTGAGATGGTTACTAAAGAAGAAGGAGGTTCTTGTGCCAGCATGAATACTATTATTGCTAAGCTTCCAGAAGTTCTCTCTAATGTTTATGTGGTTTCTTCTGAAGGCTGCACTGCCGTAAACGACCATCTACATTTTACAGCTGAAGGTTATCGAAAGCTCGGTAGACGTTATGCTGAAAAGATGCTGAAGGTAACAGGCTTTGAACGGCTGGAAAGAGAAGCTCCTGAAGGTTTTGACCAGAAAAGAGAAAATATTGCTCATGGAAGCATAGACAGCATAAGCTATAAATCGAAAACGGTAGGAACAAATCGAGAAGCTTTAATTTATACACCACCAAATTATTCGAAAAACAAGAAATACCCTGTGCTTTATCTGTTGCATGGGATCGGAGGCGATAAAAAGGAATGGCTACGTGGTGGAAATCCACAGGTTATTCTAGATAATTTATATGCTGACGGAAAGGCTGAACCTATGATAGTCGTGATGCCTAATGGAAGGGCTATGAAAGATGATCGTGCTGTAGGAAATATTTTTGATAGTATTAAAGTAGCGGCATTTGCCAATTTTGAAAAGGATCTTCTAAAAGATCTAATTCCTTATATAGAAAAGAATTTCCCTGTTAAGAAAAATAGGGAAAATCGAGCAATAGCTGGTCTTTCAATGGGTGGAGGACAAACCTTGAATTTTGGTCTTGGCAATCTTGATACTTTTTCTTGGGTAGGCGCTTTTTCATCTGCGCCAAATACTAAAGCACCAAAGGAACTGGTTCCAGATCCCGAAAAAGCCCGAGAGAAATTAAATCTGTTGTGGATTTCCTGTGGAGAAGCCGATAATTTATTGCCATTCAGCGAGCGAACTCATGAGTATTTGGTGAAAAATGATGTCCCTCATATTTATTATATAGAACCAGGGGTACACGATTTTAAAGTTTGGAAAAACGGACTTTATATGTTTGCTAAAATGATATTTAAGTCGGTAGACAAATCAAAATTTAATGATTACAGTCTGTTGGGGAAACCAGCATCTACCAATGTGGGAAGTGCTAAGTATCCTCAGATTTTACCTAATGGCCGGGCAGTTTTGCGGCTGAAGGCTCCTGAAGCAAGAGACGTAAAAGTAGATTTGGGACGAAAGTATGATATGGATAAGAATAAAGATGGAATCTGGGAAGTTACTACAGATTCCCTTAGTGAAGGCTTTCATTATTATTCTATTCTTATAGATGATGTTCCTGTGGCCGATCCCAATAGCGAAAGCTTTTATGGAATGGGAAGAATGGCCAGTGGCATCGAAATTCCTTTTAAGGGCGATGATTATTACGCATTAAAAGATGTTCCTCATGGAGATATAAGAAAGGAACAGTATTTCTCTCCGGTGCTGAATAGCTGGAGAACATTTTATGTTTATACCCCACCTGGATATGAAGAAAATATGAATAAAGAATATCCTGCTCTTTATTTATATCATGGTGGAGGAGAGGATGAACGTGGATGGGCTCAACAGGGAAAAGCGAATCTTATCCTCGATAATCTAATTGTGGAAGGTAAAGCAAAACCTATGCTGATTATAATGCCAGATGGGAACATGCCAGTTGCTGCATTTGATGAGAACGGATTAAAAATTTTTGAAAATGAATTGCTTAAAGGGGTGATTCCTTATGTTCAAAACAAGTATCGTGCTGCCGATGGCTCAGCAAGCAGAGCACTTGCCGGTTTGTCAATGGGTGGTATACAAACTCTTTACGCGGGTATTCCCAACACCGATCATTTTTCCTCTCTTGGTGTTTTTAGTTCGGGCTGGATTGGAAAAGATAATAAGATCGCCGAGGTGCAATATAAATTTATGAAAGAGAATACAGATGAAATCAATCAGAATCTCGATCACTTCTATATTTCTCAGGGAGGTAAAGAAGATATTGCCTATGATAATGGAAAAAGAATGATGTCAAAATTCGATGAAATGAATATAGATTTTACCTATAGCGAATATCCTGGCGGGCATGCCTGGCCAGTATGGAGGCACGATTTATATACGTTTGCTCCTTTATTATTTAGCAACAAATAA
- a CDS encoding alpha/beta hydrolase-fold protein — translation MKPIQLLIFIFFVSFSLPFSAQTDDKVKQDFQASSVNQPGKEFPKVNSEGRVRVRIEAPQANNVQLDIGGVKYDLEKNDEGIWIGESAPRDEGFHYYQINIDGASVPDPGSKYYYGAGRWGSAIEIPAHDKEFYVMKDVPHGSITENIYFSEITQSWRRNFVYLPPGYFGNSEERYPVLYLQHGSFEDETGWASQGHANLILDNLIASGKAKRMIVVMDNGYAYKSGAKQNAQEGRSKSAFEEVLIDEVIPNIDKKFRTKASRAYRAIAGLSMGANQTMRIIMNNLNLFSYYGGFSGTSNYPGNKKIDTSIFLNGAFEDADEVNEKLKVLWLGLGTKEPEVFFKTVGDFREMLENKGIQYTFYESPKTAHEWLTWRRCLHQYAQLLFK, via the coding sequence ATGAAACCAATTCAGCTCCTAATATTTATTTTCTTTGTTAGTTTCTCTTTGCCGTTTTCAGCGCAAACCGATGATAAGGTAAAGCAAGATTTTCAGGCTTCATCGGTGAATCAGCCGGGAAAAGAATTTCCGAAGGTGAATTCTGAAGGTCGTGTAAGAGTACGCATAGAAGCTCCACAGGCTAACAATGTACAACTTGATATTGGCGGAGTAAAATATGACCTCGAAAAGAATGATGAAGGAATTTGGATTGGAGAATCGGCTCCCCGGGATGAAGGTTTTCATTATTACCAGATAAATATAGATGGAGCGTCTGTTCCAGATCCTGGTTCAAAGTATTATTATGGTGCTGGTAGATGGGGAAGCGCTATTGAAATTCCGGCTCACGATAAGGAGTTTTATGTGATGAAAGATGTTCCACATGGCAGTATTACAGAGAATATTTATTTTTCTGAAATCACTCAGAGTTGGCGCCGCAATTTTGTTTATCTACCACCAGGATATTTCGGAAATTCTGAAGAGCGCTACCCGGTACTTTATCTACAGCACGGGAGTTTTGAAGATGAAACCGGATGGGCTTCCCAGGGACATGCCAATTTGATTCTGGACAATCTTATAGCTTCCGGAAAAGCTAAAAGGATGATAGTGGTTATGGATAATGGATATGCCTACAAATCGGGCGCAAAACAAAATGCTCAGGAAGGACGTTCAAAATCTGCCTTTGAAGAAGTGCTTATCGATGAGGTTATTCCTAATATTGATAAAAAATTTAGAACAAAAGCCAGTAGAGCATATCGTGCCATTGCCGGATTATCCATGGGTGCCAATCAGACGATGAGAATCATAATGAACAATTTAAACCTGTTTTCTTACTACGGTGGATTTAGCGGAACGTCTAATTATCCTGGGAATAAAAAAATTGATACTAGCATATTTCTGAATGGAGCTTTTGAAGATGCCGATGAGGTAAATGAAAAGCTGAAAGTACTTTGGCTTGGTCTCGGAACTAAAGAGCCTGAAGTGTTCTTTAAAACCGTGGGTGATTTTAGAGAAATGCTAGAAAATAAAGGGATACAGTATACTTTTTACGAATCGCCGAAAACTGCTCATGAGTGGCTCACTTGGCGCAGATGTTTGCATCAGTATGCACAATTATTATTCAAATAA
- a CDS encoding glycoside hydrolase family 43 protein, which translates to MKKPLKSTIYKHSPVFLLMTLLLFSFSGHKNDNEPKPKRATNEPVFLSATYKGDDEVYKKYPLKEGEFYNPILQGTYPDPAITRKGDDYYMVCSSFAMFPGVPIFHSNDLVNWTQIGHVLDRTSQLDVHNTSISQGVYAPGITYNENNDTFYMITTAFAGGLGNIVVKTKDPMQGWSEPYKLKFDGIDPSIFFDDDGKAFVVHNDAPEEALYQGHRVIKIWEYDVEKDQIIEGTDKVIVNGGVDLEDQPIWIEAPHVYKKDGLYYLMCAEGGTGGWHSEVVFVSDNPKGPYEPAPSNPILTQRYFPKDRENMVDWAGHADLVKGPNDKYYGVFLAIRPNEAGQVTTGRETFILPVDWSGKFPVFENGLVPMEPKLQMPEGVENHTGKDGFFPNGNFTFTDDFQADILDYRWIGLRGPREDFIKKTKNGLRIEPFETDINELAPTSTLFYRQMHKDFTFMTEMKYKPKSSEDMAGITCYQNERFNYAFGIIRKDKDYYVLLERTEKGQSKIVASKKIDLENPISLKVQAHGDQYEFSYSLDGENYENLGGKVSGDILSTNVAGGFTGAMVGLYATSANDAAPN; encoded by the coding sequence ATGAAAAAACCACTTAAATCAACAATTTACAAGCATAGCCCAGTGTTTCTTTTAATGACACTATTGCTGTTTTCATTTTCAGGTCATAAAAATGATAATGAACCAAAACCAAAAAGAGCAACGAACGAGCCCGTTTTTCTAAGTGCTACTTACAAAGGTGATGACGAAGTTTATAAGAAATATCCCTTGAAAGAAGGCGAATTTTATAACCCTATACTCCAGGGAACCTATCCTGATCCTGCAATTACCCGTAAAGGAGATGACTATTATATGGTATGTTCTTCTTTCGCCATGTTTCCGGGTGTACCGATTTTTCATTCTAATGATCTTGTAAACTGGACGCAGATAGGACATGTACTCGATAGAACTTCGCAGCTAGACGTCCACAATACTAGTATAAGTCAGGGAGTTTATGCACCGGGTATCACTTATAATGAGAATAATGATACTTTTTACATGATTACTACTGCATTTGCTGGAGGTTTGGGAAATATTGTTGTAAAAACTAAAGATCCCATGCAAGGTTGGAGCGAACCTTATAAATTAAAGTTTGATGGAATCGATCCTTCTATATTTTTTGATGATGATGGAAAAGCCTTTGTGGTGCATAATGATGCTCCGGAAGAAGCACTTTACCAAGGACACCGGGTGATTAAAATCTGGGAGTATGATGTAGAAAAGGATCAAATTATTGAGGGAACCGATAAAGTGATCGTTAACGGTGGAGTGGATTTAGAGGATCAACCAATCTGGATTGAAGCGCCGCACGTTTATAAAAAAGACGGACTGTATTATCTAATGTGTGCTGAAGGTGGTACAGGTGGATGGCACAGTGAAGTAGTTTTTGTAAGTGACAATCCAAAAGGGCCTTATGAACCTGCACCAAGCAATCCTATATTAACTCAGCGTTATTTTCCTAAAGACAGAGAAAATATGGTAGACTGGGCAGGACATGCTGATTTAGTAAAAGGTCCTAATGATAAATATTATGGTGTTTTCTTAGCCATTCGTCCAAACGAGGCCGGGCAAGTAACTACCGGAAGAGAAACCTTTATTTTACCTGTTGACTGGTCTGGTAAATTCCCTGTTTTTGAAAACGGACTTGTACCTATGGAGCCAAAACTTCAAATGCCAGAAGGAGTAGAGAACCACACTGGTAAAGATGGATTTTTCCCTAACGGAAACTTCACTTTTACAGACGATTTCCAGGCAGATATTTTGGATTACCGATGGATTGGACTTAGAGGTCCAAGAGAGGATTTTATAAAAAAGACTAAAAATGGACTCCGAATTGAGCCTTTCGAAACCGATATTAATGAACTGGCACCAACTTCTACATTATTTTATCGCCAGATGCATAAGGATTTTACCTTTATGACTGAGATGAAATACAAGCCTAAATCTTCTGAAGATATGGCGGGAATCACCTGTTACCAGAATGAGCGTTTTAATTATGCTTTTGGAATTATCCGAAAAGATAAGGACTATTATGTGCTTTTGGAAAGAACCGAAAAAGGACAATCTAAAATCGTAGCAAGTAAGAAAATTGATTTGGAAAACCCTATTTCATTGAAAGTACAGGCTCACGGAGATCAATATGAATTTAGCTATTCGCTTGATGGAGAAAATTATGAAAATCTTGGAGGTAAAGTTTCAGGAGACATTCTCTCTACAAATGTAGCTGGAGGTTTTACCGGTGCAATGGTTGGTCTATATGCAACCTCGGCTAATGATGCGGCTCCTAATTAA
- a CDS encoding alpha/beta hydrolase-fold protein → MKHQILVFVITLLCYSGFSQNQYQEIKEDFKPSTKNQPGQEYPQVNSQGYARFRIVAPAADSVRVSLGLGGQGGTKLEKNKHGVWMGTTAGPMDEGFHYYHVDVDGGTFNDPGAKNYYGSVRWESGIEIPAHDQEFYALKNVPHGSVNQILFPSPSTKTSRRAFVYTPPGYYENSDKNYPVLYLQHGWGEDETAWSNQGHANLIMDNLIAEGKIEPFLIVMTYGMTNEIKWGGLKDFDIKNFQTVLVDELIPYVDQNFRTIADEEHRAMAGLSMGGMETKMITLNKPDVFSYYALLSGGTYTPEDLQNYKDVKLVFISCGSKERPEAVKKSVEDLKASGFNAVSYISEGTAHEFQTWRRSLHELAPLVFN, encoded by the coding sequence ATGAAACATCAAATTTTAGTTTTTGTAATTACGCTGCTTTGTTATTCTGGGTTCTCTCAAAATCAGTACCAAGAAATTAAAGAAGATTTTAAACCTTCTACCAAAAATCAGCCGGGGCAAGAATATCCTCAGGTAAATTCACAGGGTTATGCCCGTTTCAGAATTGTAGCTCCCGCAGCCGATAGTGTTCGGGTTAGCTTAGGACTAGGCGGTCAGGGTGGTACTAAACTTGAAAAAAATAAACATGGAGTTTGGATGGGAACTACTGCGGGACCTATGGACGAAGGTTTCCATTATTATCACGTAGATGTAGATGGTGGTACTTTTAACGATCCGGGAGCAAAGAATTACTATGGCTCGGTTCGTTGGGAAAGTGGTATCGAAATTCCGGCACACGACCAAGAATTTTACGCTTTAAAGAATGTTCCTCATGGAAGTGTTAATCAAATTCTTTTTCCATCGCCAAGTACAAAAACTTCTCGTCGTGCTTTTGTATACACCCCTCCGGGATATTATGAAAATTCAGATAAGAACTATCCTGTTTTATACTTACAGCATGGTTGGGGTGAAGATGAGACAGCATGGAGCAATCAGGGACATGCTAATCTTATAATGGACAATCTTATTGCTGAAGGGAAAATAGAACCTTTCCTAATCGTAATGACATATGGAATGACCAATGAAATTAAATGGGGCGGGTTAAAAGACTTTGATATCAAAAATTTTCAAACCGTTTTGGTAGATGAACTTATTCCTTATGTAGATCAAAATTTCAGGACCATAGCCGATGAAGAACATCGCGCAATGGCAGGTCTATCTATGGGTGGTATGGAAACCAAAATGATTACTTTAAATAAACCTGATGTATTTTCTTATTATGCCCTTTTAAGCGGGGGAACGTATACTCCTGAAGATTTACAAAATTATAAAGATGTAAAACTTGTTTTTATAAGCTGTGGAAGTAAAGAACGTCCCGAGGCGGTTAAAAAATCAGTAGAGGATTTGAAAGCCTCTGGTTTTAATGCGGTTAGTTATATTTCAGAAGGTACTGCACATGAATTTCAAACCTGGAGACGAAGCCTTCATGAACTAGCTCCTTTAGTATTCAATTAA
- a CDS encoding glycoside hydrolase family 43 protein: MRNLNKVVAVLTLIMGFTATAQKPIIQTKYTADPAPMVYNDTIFLYNSHDEDDAEGFKMLDWLLYTSTDMVNWTEHGAVASLKDFSWAPQDNGAWAVQCIERNGKFYLYCPMHGSGIGVLVSDSPYGPFKDPLGKRLIDTDHIWNDIDPSPFIDDDGQAYLYWGNPDVYYVKLNEDMTSIEGEVVKIDSKPDNYQEGPWVWKHDDHYYLAYASTCCPEGLGYAMSDSPEGPWEYKGMIMDATEKTRGNHPGIVEYKGKSYAFGHSYDILKSKTSTFYERRSVDADEMKYNEDGTIQTIPYWNDKGPEQIESLNPFRRTEAETIAWSEGVKTKKTQDMIYLKAIEDGDYTMVQGADFKNGAKKFKVFAQPVSGGTIEIRLDGKDGQLIGSFKIEKEAGNAYNLYTTEVEKVSGVHDIYFVFKGADGELFNLDYWEFQK; encoded by the coding sequence TTGAGAAATTTAAATAAAGTTGTAGCTGTATTAACCCTAATTATGGGTTTTACAGCTACAGCTCAAAAGCCAATTATTCAAACCAAGTATACTGCAGATCCTGCACCAATGGTATATAATGATACTATTTTTCTATACAATTCACATGATGAAGATGATGCGGAAGGTTTTAAAATGTTGGACTGGCTGCTGTATACATCGACCGATATGGTAAACTGGACAGAGCATGGTGCGGTGGCTTCGCTGAAGGATTTTAGCTGGGCTCCCCAAGATAATGGTGCCTGGGCTGTGCAGTGTATTGAAAGAAACGGTAAATTTTATTTGTATTGCCCGATGCACGGAAGTGGTATCGGAGTTTTAGTTTCAGATAGTCCTTATGGTCCATTCAAGGATCCATTGGGAAAACGCTTGATTGATACAGATCATATTTGGAACGATATAGATCCTTCTCCATTTATCGATGACGATGGGCAAGCCTATCTATATTGGGGAAATCCTGATGTGTATTATGTTAAGCTGAATGAAGATATGACTTCTATTGAAGGAGAAGTTGTAAAAATTGATTCGAAACCTGATAACTATCAAGAAGGTCCTTGGGTGTGGAAGCATGATGATCATTATTATCTAGCTTATGCTTCGACCTGTTGTCCTGAAGGTTTAGGATATGCAATGAGCGACTCGCCTGAAGGTCCTTGGGAGTATAAAGGAATGATCATGGATGCTACTGAAAAAACTAGAGGGAATCATCCTGGAATAGTTGAATATAAAGGGAAGTCGTATGCTTTTGGTCACAGTTATGATATTCTAAAAAGTAAAACTTCAACCTTTTACGAAAGACGTTCAGTTGATGCAGATGAAATGAAATATAATGAGGATGGAACCATTCAAACTATCCCTTACTGGAATGATAAAGGCCCAGAGCAAATTGAAAGCCTAAATCCATTCCGTAGAACAGAAGCTGAAACCATTGCTTGGAGCGAAGGTGTAAAAACCAAAAAAACTCAGGATATGATCTATTTAAAAGCTATTGAAGATGGTGATTATACGATGGTACAGGGCGCAGATTTTAAAAATGGAGCCAAGAAATTCAAAGTTTTTGCTCAGCCAGTTTCAGGAGGAACTATTGAGATTCGGCTAGATGGAAAGGACGGGCAGCTTATCGGTAGCTTCAAAATTGAGAAAGAAGCCGGGAATGCCTATAATTTATATACTACTGAAGTAGAAAAAGTATCTGGAGTTCACGATATCTACTTTGTTTTTAAAGGAGCTGATGGTGAGCTATTCAATCTAGATTATTGGGAATTTCAAAAATAA